The DNA sequence GATCAGTCCAGAGACTGAGCTTATATCACGAAAGTCAGTAAGTCAAGGTACTTGTGTCCGACTGGCTGTTGATGGGACATAGCTCGGGAAGTTTTGGGCCATAGTCAATGCATCGCAGCGAGTCTAAAGACTGTACTTGTAACATGAAGGTCGACAAGTCAATGAACTTGTGTCCGACTAGTTGTTGATGAGGTAGAGCTCGGGAGGCTCTGGCCTTTAGCCAATGCATTGCAACCAGTCTAGAGACTGGGCTTGTAGCATGAAGGTcgacaagtcaagggacttaaGTCCGACTGGTTGTTTATGGGGTAGAGCTCGGGAGGCTATGTCCCTTAGCCAATGCCTCGCGGCCAATCCAGAGACTGGCTTGTAGCAcaaaggtcggcaagtcaagggacttgtatTCGACTGGTTGTCGATGGGACAGAGCTCGGGAGACtctggcccttagccaatgcgTCGCAGCCAATCTAGAGACTTGACATGTACAACGAAGGTTGGCAAGTCAAGGGATTTGTGTTCGATTGGCTGTGGATGTAGCAGAGTTTGTGAGGCTCTTGCCCTTAGCAAATGAGTCGCGACAAGTCTAGAGAGTGGGCTTGTAGCACGAAAGTCGACAAGTCAAAGGACTTGTGTTCAACTGGCTGTTGATGGGGCAGATGTTGGGAGGATCGGGcctttagccaatgcatcgtggccAGTCCAAAGACTAGACTCTTAGAatgaaggtcggcaagtcaaggaaCTTGTGTCCAACTGGTTGTTGATGGGGTAGAGTTCGGGAGGCTTTGGCCCTTAGCCAATGTGTCACGTCCAGTCTAGAGACTGGGCTTATAGCACAAAGGTCAGCAACTCAAGGGATTTGTGTCTGACTGGCTGTTGATGGGGCAAAGCTCGTGAGGCtctggcccttagccaatgTGTCACAACAAGTCAAGAGACTGGGCTTGTAGCACTATGGTCAGCAACTTAGgggacttgtgtccgactggCTGTTGATGTGACAGAGTTTGAGAGGTTCTGGCCTTTAGCCAATACATCGTTGCCAGTCCAAAGACTGGACTTGTAGcatgaaggtcggcaagtcaagagacttgtgtcCGACTGGCAGTTGATGGGATAAAGGTCGGGAGGTTTTGACCCTTAGCCAATACATCACGGCCACTCCAGGGACCATACTTGTAGTACGAAAGTCGATAAATCCAGGGACTTGTGTCCAACTGAGAGCTCGGGTGGCTCTGGCCCATAGCCAATGCATTACGGGCAGTCCAAAGACTAGGTTTGTagcacgaaggtcggcaagtcaagaaACTTGTATCTGACTGGCTGTTGATAGGACAGAGCTTCGGAGGCTCGGGTCCTTAGTCAATGCATCACAACCAGTATATAGACTCGACTTGTAGCACCAAGGTTGGCAATTCAAGGAACTTGTGTCCGACTGGCTATTGATGGGGCAGAGTTCAGGAGGCTTtagcccttagccaatgcatcgtgtCCATTCcagagactggttttggagcaCAAAGTTTGACAACTCAAGGGATTTGTGTTCGATTGGCTGTTGATGGGGCAAAGCTCGTGAGGCTCTGGCCCTTAGCTAATGTGTCGCAACCAATCCAGAGATTGGGCTTCTAGCACGAAGGTCGGAAAtacaagggacttgtgtccgactTGCTGTTGATGGGGCAGAACACGGGAGGTTCTGGCCTTTAGCCAATACATCGCGGCCAGTCAAAAAACTGGACTTGTAGCACGAAGGTTGGtaagtctagggacttgtgtCCAACTGGCTGTTGATGGGATAGGGCTCGGGTGGCTCTGGCCCTTAGCTAATGCATTGAAGCCAGTCAAGAGACTGAGTTTGTAGCACGAAGGTCGGTAAGGCAAAATACTTTTGTCCAACTAGCTATTTATGGGGTAGAGCTCGGGAGGCTCTGGACCTTAGCTAATACATCGCGGCCAATCCAGAGATTGGGCTTGTAGCACAAAAGTctgcaagtcaagggacttgtgttcgaCTGGCTGTTGATAATGCATAACTCGGGAGGTTAtcgcccttagccaatgcatcgctgTGAGTCTAGAGACTGGACTTGTAGCACGAATGTCAATAAGTCAAGGAACTTGTGTCCGACTAGCTGTTAATGGGGTAGAGCTCGGGAGGCTCTGGGCCTTTGGCAATGCATCACGGCCAATTCAGAGACTGAGCTTGTAGCACGAAGgtcagcaagtcaagggacttgtatCCAACTGGTTGTTGGTGGGGTAGAGTTGGAGAGGCTCTGACTCTTAGCCAATGCGTTGCGGCCAGTCCAAAGATTGGGTTTGTAGcatgaaggtcggcaagtcaatggacttgtgtccgactggCTGTTGATGGGGCAAAGCTCGGGAGGCTCgggcccttagccaatgcatcgtagACAATCCAGAAACTGGGCTTGTAGCACAAAAGTTAGCAACTCAATGGATTTGTGTCCAACTGGTTGTTGATGGGGCATAACTCGTGAGACTCTGGCCCTTAGCCAATACCTCGCGACCAATCCAGAGACTAAGTTTGTAGCACAAAGGTTGATAAATCAAGAGACTTGTGTCCGACTAGCTATTGATGGGGCAGACCTCAGGAGGCtctggcccttagccaatgctTCGTGTCCAATTGAGAAACTGGGCTTGTTCGATTGAGGCTTTTAGACAAAGGAGAATGGAAATGAATTCATAAGTGCTTTTTCATCGATAAGTTGTTGGTTACATTGTCGGGTCAAATTGTGGCGCTCAAgcaaagtattttctcaaatgCTTGGCATTCAACGAGTGGTGCAGTTCGTGGCCTTCATGGTCCTCCAGACGATAAGAGCCAAGCTTCCCGCTCGTTGTCACTACAAACAGTCCTTCCCATCGGGGTCCCAGTTTTCCTTCTTCCTGAGTGGTGATGCCTGTTTGATTGAGGATTATGTCTTCTATCTTGAAGGATTGGGGTCGGACTCGTTTgttaaaatatcgttcaacttTTCGCTTGTTGCTCGCCATCCGACTCGCTACCTCTTCTCGTCTTTCTTCCAGGAGGTTCAGGTTTTCTTTTAATCCTTCGTCGTTTTGGCTTGGTCTGAAGTGTTAAATCCAGTACGTAGGCATTCCCACCTATGCTGGGATTAGAGCTTCAATCCTGTAGATGAGCGTGAAGGGTGTTTCTCCCGTGGGGGTCTTGATGGACTTTCGGTAGGCCCATAGCACCCTGGGAAGCTCTTCAGCCCATCTCCCCTTCTGATCTCCCAGTTTCTTTTTCAGAATATTTAACAATGTCTTGTTGGTGGCCTCTGCTGGTCCATTTGCTTGTGGGTGCTCCAGAGATAAGTACTTAGCTTTGATCCTGAGTTTCGCATACCACTCCCGATAATGCGAGTAATCGAACTACTTGCTGTTATCAAATATGAAGCTTTGAGAGATGCTGAACCGACAGACTACGGATTTCTAGAAGAATCTCGTGATGGCCTTGGTCGTGATCTTTGCCAGTGCCTCTGCTTCCACCGACTTTGTGAAGTAGTCAACTGCCACCACTACAAACTTCACTCCTCCTTTACCCCTGGGAAACGAGTTGATATGGTCGAGTACCCACTGTGTGAAGGGCCAATGGGAGACAATGGACGTTAGTTCTTCCGGTGGACAATGGGGGATTGGCGCATGTTCTTGGCACTTGGAGCATTTCTTCACAAAGTCCTCTGCATCCCAGAGGGAATGGGGCCAGTAGTATTCTGCACGGGTGACCCATGTGACTAATGCTCTTCTGCCAGAGTGATTTTCGCAGACTCCTTCATGTATTTTAGCTAGTACGTACTGGGTTTCTTTGGAGGAGATGCATCTTAGGAGGGGCTCAGAAAAACCTTTCCTATACAGGACTCCCTCTAACAACGTGAAGTGTGCCACTATGTTTCTAATATTTCCCTAATTGAGGTACTTTACGATATCGACAGCCCACTCCGCCTTTGATGGCTGGATCATGGACACATCGATCCCGATGGCCGGTGTGTCAACAGTTCGGGCTACAGTGTGATCTAGCAGAGGGGCCTCTTCCTGGCCCGAGGTTGCCTTTGCCAAGCAGTCTACCTTATGGTTCTCTCCCCTTGGGATTTGTTGGATATGAAAGTACTTGAAGAGGTCGCACGCCTCTCCCACCTACTGGAGGTACTTCTTCAGTTTCTCTCCTTTAATGGCAAACTGCCCCGTGACCTGGCTAACCACCACCTGCGAATTGGCCCTGACTTCGACCTCGGTAGCTCCCAATGACCTTGCTACTATCATTCTTGCTAGTAACGCCTCGTACTCCGCCTTGTTGTTGGTAGTTTTGAAACCAAGCTTGATTGCATAGTTATGCTCCTCCCCAAGTGACGATGTGCACCCCTACACCCCCTAGGCAGGCAGGATGAACCGTCGACGTAAACCTATCAGGGCTTGCCTTGGGGTGCGATATGCGTTTCTTCAAGAAAGTTCGAGAACTCGACTACGAAATTTGCCAACATTTTCGTTTGGGGGTACCTAGCCTCGGCTCCTCGAAAAGCACGACTTGTGTAATAGACGGGTCATTGGTCTCCTCCCATTCTGCAGACTAGGACAGTAGACATGACGTTCGGGGTCATTGCCAGGTATATAGTCAAGTCTTCCCTCAGCTCGATGTGGCTAAGAAGTGGTGGGTAGGCAAAATACTCTTTTAGTTCACTGAAGGCCCAACTGCACTCGTCATCCCACTCTTGTGCCTTTTTTAGGACCCTGAAAAAAGGAAGGCAGTGATTGGTTGACCTTACGATGAAGTGGTTCAGGGCAGCCACTTTTCCTGCCAACCTCTGGATCTCGTTGATCGTTCGTGGAGGCAGCATGTCCATTATTGCATTGACCTTCTTGGGGTCGGCCTCAATTCCATGTTCTGAGACCATGAAGCCCAAGAACTTTCCCGACTTGACACCAAAGGCACACTTTTGCAGGTTAAGCTTTATCTTATATTTCCTTAGCACTGCGAAGGCTTCTCGAAGATCGGTGAGATGCTGCTCGGACTTATTGCTTTTGACCAAGAGGTTATCCCCTTAGACCTCCATGTTCCGTCCGATCTACTA is a window from the Juglans regia cultivar Chandler chromosome 7, Walnut 2.0, whole genome shotgun sequence genome containing:
- the LOC108995289 gene encoding uncharacterized protein LOC108995289 — translated: MPGIDIAVIEQCLNVDPKAKKIKQKRRSFSAEKYAAIVEEIDQLLAAGFIREVHYPEWLSNVVLVKKHLTDLREAFAVLRKYKIKLNLQKCAFGVKSGKFLGFMVSEHGIEADPKKVNAIMDMLPPRTINEIQRLAGKVAALNHFIVRSTNHCLPFFRVLKKAQEWDDECSWAFSELKEYFAYPPLLSHIELREDLTIYLAMTPNVMSTVLGCTSSLGEEHNYAIKLGFKTTNNKAEYEALLARMIVARSLGATEVEVRANSQVVVSQVTGQFAIKGEKLKKYLQ